The segment ATGAATACTGCCTGATAGTAGAAGAAATGCAACACACTTAGGAGCATGCTGTTGCCCACCTGCACATGAAGGAGAGCCACTCCAGCATGAAGGTGCGGGTCTTCTCCACACCTCGGGTGTCGGAGCCCCAGTGCTCCAGACCAAAGTTAGTGAAATCCCTGAGGATGTCCAGTCGCTCGCTGGACGAGATGTCCCAGTGTCTGCTCTCCTTTATTTCAGTGAAGATCCAGGGCTTTATGAGGGCACCCCTgaggaacatgcaaactcaagTTCAAGTTCACCACAAAGATAACTGGGCTCTGTAATGTTTCCTCTGGTCAGGATTCTGTGTGGATTTACTATCCTCATAGTGACTGTGAAGGTAAGAAAGCACAATGACTTTACTCATTAcagtaggtaatacactgaatGTGGACAAGTGCCTCAAACAAGCCCACTTCAAAACACCTGAACTATTCTTTGATAACTTCGTCGTCTTGATGTCTTTAGGGCTACAGTTTGACAATTCGGCGTATACATTATTTAGtctatactgtgtgtgtgatcataTAAGTAGCACCAACCTTGCAATCATAATACCAGAAACTCCGGTCTCTTTCGCCCTCATGGCATCTTCATAAGACAAAATGTCTCCATTACctgaaacaataaacacaggTCAACACAGTTTGTCTCATCACCAACAATTAATGCCTCTTCTGTAGCACGTGCATCATTTTACAACCTTGATTTCGCTAAATTGTATATAGAGTTATTTTTCACCAAAGAGGAGGTTGTTTTTCCAGTATTTCCCTCTTTACTAACCCTACATGTTCTTATCTCACCTGTGTGCAACTGCAATCTTTACAAATCAACATACCAAAAAGTGGGACGGGACTGGCCAGCTTGGAGCAGGTGGTGATGTAATCCCAGTCAGCTAACTTAGTGTAGCGCTGCTCCCTGGATCGGCCATGCAACTGTAAGAAAACAGCAGCATCAGTGGTATGTAATCACACTTAAAATCTGACTCGtataaaaataatagaaaacCACGAAAATATTACACATGACATAATCACAAGGGGCTTGGAAAAACAACTTACAGAATGTCAGTATGATAAGGACACATTAAAGTCAAACAAATGCAACACATCACCTCAGATCAATTAAGAAGTGTTCTCACACcacattttctctgcttttaCTCTAATTTGTTGAGTGCATTTACTAAATAAAACAGGAGTGTGCCAACAGATATGGGGGTTTATAGCTACATGAATGAAAGGTATCAAAAGGTGTCCAGCCCACATGGTCTTACAAGACTCCACTTAATATGAGACTCCAGCTGATTTCCATAGTTTCAATATATTTATAGATTTATGCTGCAACTGTTTTAAAAGGTAtggattgttggttactgtttgcaAACACACTTGCCAGTGAAACTGAACATAGAAGTGACAGTCTACTACGTGATTTCTCATTTGTCGGGAGCTACGTGTTTATGTATTtcttcatcactgcagcaaagACAGTTTCTGACACATTAGATTGGTTTATATTTATGCGTAATTTTTTAGACTGTTTTTGAACTGCTTACAGATAGTTTCTATACACGAGTACACTGTTTACTGACCTTACTGTTGCTTCTCTGATTAGTGTTCTGCTCTCTACCATGTGTCATTTACGGCATCCTGTATGGGATTCGCAAACTTTGCTTCGTTGTTCTTGTTTTATGAAGTTTAAATGAAGTTGAaatttttcagtgctgtgtctcttgcATGGTCTGGCTACCTTTTCAcaaagccccgacctcacctgagcactgtgggggtacacgctGATAAAcgtttcaaacacaaaaaataaaaagaaggcaagaaatacaggcagagggcagatcAGATTATGGGTATATTGTTTGTTCTATTTTTTagaacaatcctgcatagtttatCATAGTTACTCTGTAAACAGGCTTTGGGCACcttgaatggtgctatataaattcAAGTTattgttactattattattttaatctgATTTTTAACACACCTTTTCATGCTGCTCACAGCCTCCTTAACATTTGCAGCAAGTGTTCACATGTATCTCTGATGCTTTTGCAAGACTTACTGTGATCAGAGAGACACCCCAGTTCTTCATCTCTGGGATGAGTTTGTGCGCTATGTTGCTCTTCTCCTGAACACCAGTGCGGATCTTGACTGTTAATGGGACATCAAGGACCTTCAGGAAGAAAATAGACTGTTTTCTAATTCATCCTTTAACTTTGGGTGGGAAAAAAATCCGGATTTGACAATTAAAAACCAATTCAGTTTAACTGCTACGTAAAAATTTAATGATGACACGTGGCAGCATTTTCTCCTCAATGCCAGAATTCACCAAGACACCCCAtgcagattttttaattttattttaaaaaaaaccaaaaaaaacaacaaaaaaaaaaacttacataATTCATTCCCTTGATTATCTGTTCAAACTTTCTGGTACGTGTCATCAAGCCGCAGCCTCCGCCCTGACAAGGGAAAGCCAACAAAGACCATCAGTCACTGAGTGTCATATTGTTTAATAGTTCCAGCCAAATACCAGTGTCTGCTTTATACACAGGGGCACAGACAGGTTTGgtaaaactgattttaaaaaagcagtatgtataaaaataatacaGTTGACACTACAGGGGTGGAAAACAAATGAGTGAAAACCACAGTGGAACTTTTATTTAATCTGGATGGCACTACTTTTTTGATAGAGGGTTTACCTTCTTGTAGACAAGGTCAATGGGGCATCCAGAGTTGATGTCCACAAAGTCAACATccgtgttgttgttgatgagctCTGCACACCTCGTCATGGTATCGGGAAAGCAGCCCTCCACCTGGAAACACAAGCTAGATTTCAGAACTGAGGTCATCTTCACTCCCACACAGAGCCCCAAGCCATGTTTATAACAACATGAACAGAGTAATTCAACTTCTCTGATGGGTTCAGAAGAATCTCAATAATCTAAGATGACATCACCTGGACACCAAACACATCTTCACTTTCGTGCCGTTTCAGGAGGGCCCACTCTGACTGCTGGCCCTGCAGCAGGTTTGTGCACATGGCCATCTCCCCACAGGTGATGTCTGCTCCGAAGCGCTTGCACACACGACGGAAAGGCAGATTTCCGCACTATAAAGAAAGGGAAAGAATCATTAAAAGGGGgcttcatacttgtatttggggtttctactagaacatgtttacatgcttttatggtcaaaatacactttatttttctccatctgtctgtacttgaacacctgtattcagcctctgtctgaaacgctccaTTTACTGCCTGTCTTTTTAAGCTCCCTTTCCAAAAAAAGCCAAAGTCTGCTCTGAGTGGTCAACATTTTTCAGTCTTCCGTATCTGCACTCTTGGCTTCTCtgcaccatcactgcagctgGGGGAATGACTATGACAGAGTATGGCGACACTTTCTACAGTGAAAAATCgccaataaaagcttctgaacaagaccggacatgttccagcaagaatatgatctgaaatcggggagaaattaacaacactggcaaccaaAATTacgtgtttccctgatgttagcatgtagctacatgtagcagtgtatgtaatgtaaatagggatgtcccgatcacattttttttttgcattcgaTCAGATAcagagtcctttattttgaaaccggtccgatccgatactttgcaaagcattaagaaagaaaaaaaaaaagaatgcatccaagttgtcccataaggtttgttttttatttaaattgtatccaaaaagcttatccgtggttcagcagcacaaaatgtaaacaaattcaatatcttcttcttgtcttcaacaaacaaaataggcctatatctttatacattggaaagtggaggcaacaatgaacaacatagatgacaaacctggccatttttgttgttttgattcttCCAATCTTATATTATcgattccgattttgtaaaaataatgtaATCGGAGCCGataaatgtaaacacttgcagtagcgcGCTTGGAGCAAAAGACCATATAAAGTAAGCAcaacaggtcccctttaagttTGGCCAAACCTTATTTTATGGGCCAGCttctgatttaatttaatttctatatTAACCTTAGAACATAATTCAGTCTGGTTGTACTTACAGTTGTTAGAGGAGCGAGGTAGAGCTTGTCTTGAAAGTCCACCTtgaacacagagacaaaatTGTATGTCGTTAGCAATAGAGATTTAATTTGTTCAAACACTCTcatgtaatatttatttaacctgAAAATGGATCACATCATATTCCTTGTGTGTTTAAAATAAGTCAACAAACTCCTTTAAGAGAATATGGTTTTGGAGGAAAAACGGTTGGCTGAGATTTACCTGTTTCTTTTCACACGGGCGCAACTTGATGACATCTACATCCGTCAGTGGGCCAACAGTCTTCACTAAAGGCTGTTTATCTGGGCTGGCCTGCAGTTTATCGAAAAGCAAACATGTAAAAAGATCTGTAAAATACCAAGCACCTCAACATGTGTACACCGTTGTAAGAGGAAGTGGTCTGAGTAGATGTTTATACCTGTGTTTCAGCTTCAGTAGACACACACTGCTCCCCTCCTGTTGGATCTGCAGATACTTCAGCTGCACGAGTATCACCTGTGAGTTTTAAAAAGACTGAAATTATAATACCAAATTCAAATCCCCACCTCTTCAACTCGTATTTGTTACTTGTCTTACCATTCCCTTGATgttctcttttgtctttgttgtttgaaAGTGTTTTGAGGTACTCTGCTGACTTCTTGAAGGCCACTGAACGCTTCCTCAGGCGATTCTGGAGGTCTTTGCTCAGGCTGTTCTTCACTGCGATCCTACCCTCGTTGGCCTTAATGAGATCTGCGTTCTCCATAGTTTTGAAGTCAGCTGTAGTGTGCGCCTTGGCGAAGCGGCAGGAGAGACCATAAGCACATTTTCCAAATGTGTCGTAGAGGTAGCAGCTTTCCCCGATGTCAGCGGGCTTGGTTGCAAAGTACTCGGCTATGTCATGATGAAAGTGGCATTTGTCTCCAAAGGGGCACTCCCTGTTGTCCTGCATGGATAGAAAAAGACACGACAATAAGTATCAGATAAGTACTGTATGAGATATTAGTGAATGGCTGGTTAAATGTTCATACCTGAATGACTGAGAGACACAGTCGTTTCTCATCATACGCAGTAGGCTTTGTGTGTGGCCTGGACTTATTCTGTCCCCGAACACGTTTACCGTCTGGTCTGCCGCCCTTATTCCTCTCCTCAGGGTCTAGTTTGAGCTTTTTGGCCTCAGGTTCCTCAACAGGCGTCTCATTTGTCTCCTCATCCTTTTGATTTTCACTGGCCTTGTCTTTTTTTGAGCTCTGCCACTCGGAGTCTACAAACTCGTGAAATTTTTCTTTGGTGGTTagaaatctgtaaatataagAAGTAGTAATGTAGAAGATGTAACAACCTGGCATTCAACACAACActtaagtacatacagtatgtgatgaTCACTGTGTGAAATGGTGCTATAGCAGTGCCTTACAAGATCATCTGTTACAATTTATGTGTAATTTATATGTAATTTGACACAACAACTTACTTCTGCAAAGCTGTTACTATTTTAACTGCTGTACTAATAAGATGTGAGACTGGTGAGTTAAGACCTCAGGCATTAATTGGCTTTACACACATTTGCTTGCTGCTCTACGTCCACATGCAGGACTGCCCAtaaggggggagaaagaggaaaGCTCTCTGGGGCACAGCCACTTAGGGAGGCCCATGGAGGCCTAaatgttaaacaaaaataaacactgtgttATTGTTGCTTTAGTCAAGTGTAGCCTGTTTCATAATGAAAACCCGTCTCTATCCACCACATGACCTGAGAAATTTAAAGATCCAAAGTAGCAGAGAGAGAGCATGTGCATGCGTTGACGTAAGTGAAGCAGATTAGGGGATCACCCAATCACTGGACCTTTACATGGGCCTAGCCATTTCTTTGGGGGGACCTGACCACATGAATactgatttaaaggtccagtgtgtaggagttaTGGGGATATGTTGTCAGGAatggaatataaaataataagtatgttttcttttgtctatAATCATCTGAAACTAGAAATCATTGCGGGGTTTTTTACCCttgaatgagccatttatatctacatacagagcaagtcctcatccacagagatCACAATAttgcattgccatgtttctacagtagcccagaatggacaaaccaaagactgactctagatagagacattcaaGTTTTCAGGGTAGCTACCTCAATCAACAGCCCCTCTGCCATGAGCAGTGCCAAAAAACATtcagtgaaactgctttagtctGTGTGTTTACGTATTTAAAATCACCGGTAAGAGACCTCTGCACATAATTCggttcccagtaaaaacctcctgactgTCTAGAGCTTAAGTTATAAGACAAAAGAGATGCACATGCATTAGCAGGCGCTGAGCTAGCGAcccctggtccatttgttttagagagaaaaataattctGCGGGTAATTCTGCTCCTGGTAtaacctcctaaacaatgaacgCTGAAGGAGTTGTAACTgacagaagtttcagctggttgcaatctacaatcctcaccactagatgccactaaatccccctaaatcttacacactggacctttaatggtACAATTTCAAGAGAGGCTACTGATGCAGACCAGCCAGTCCTTGTAAAACTGGAGCAAAATCTTAGTCACTATTCTGTGCATGAAGTCAAGTGCATTCACTATAGCTGCTACGTCTTTTGCTGGCAGTGTAGTTCTGTTAGCTCCATCAGACAAAAGAAATGCAGTGTTAAATGATTATGTGGGAGGCAGCACCCTCAAGCATGGGTCCACCCTACTCTGCTACAGGTTGGGAGCCAGTTGCTGCCCAAACTGAAAGGCCACTAATGAAGAGTTATAGTGaactgtcatggtgaagagggagttgCCAGGTGAGATATGATGCAGAGTATTGATCTATGGCACAACTTCAACTGCTTCCAAGATgcagggagaaaagaaaaggtctTCCAAAGTTGTTCTTTATACTAGGACTGTTGTTGGACTTTTGACCTCCTCAGACATGACATGATGCTCAGCGTTTTGGTAGCTTTATGTTTACTGGCACATCATGTCTGAATCTAGATTCTtccatcaaacaaacaaacactgtggcCAACACCTGAGAATGTTTGCAGTGctttccaacattttttctcGTTTATTCCACAGACGCTTGGTTACTTACTGTGGTTTGAGGGCAGCTTCACCCTTCACAGCTACATCAGTCTTCTTTTCAACGGTTTCCTCCGCCGCTTTTTCCATCACACCTTCACAGACTTTCTCCAGTGCTTATTCCTGAAACATGTCGATACATCAGCTGGTCGTTTTTAATCTAACTAAAGAAATGCTTAACACGGGAGCTAACGCCACTCCATTTTTCTTCCATAAAGGTTGCCTGAATTATTTGACTGAATCAAATTAGCCGAGTTACTTACCCGTTTCCTCTATGGTTGCCAAAATAAGCAGCTACTGTGGCATGCTTTGCTTCAAGTGACTGTAGGCTACCTAACcctgctaacaagctaacagctaacgtaaAGGTTGACGCAACTAGCCACCACCTACTTCACGTATTTAACGCTAATTCATAACtattaaaacatgaaattaaatgCTAAACGAATGACGCTGCGGCTAACTTGTATTATACTCTCATACCCTGAAATGCACAGCAACAGTCCAAAAGCATGAGGAGACGGTTGTGCGTCAGTTTGGTGATGTCCGTGGTGTAATGGTAGGCGAACATTGGTTCCGCATATTACAGTACGTCTCCCCCGTTACTCATATTTACACTATTATTTCAATTTAATGGGGCGCTGTAGCCCAGGGATGGAAAATAATCACATTAGCCCTATAAACTGAGGATGCATGACATGTTTCAGGTTTAAAATTGCACCAAGAATTACCTCATATCAGTTACCACATATTTATGAGTACATAAAAACAACTGGAATGAGGATTGAAACACATAATCAGATGTAACGCTTTTATTTCAAGATTGCATCTCCACCAAAATTCCAAGAGCAGCTCTCCAAGATTTAACTTACACAACTTTAAGCAGGGAAAAATAGTCTCTGCAAATTTATTGTCATTAACACAAGTTCAAGTACGAGATATTAGAGCTGAGGTAATTactaattaattgattagtcaaACTTTAGCAGCAACAGCGTTGATAAATGAATCATTgctcaagcaaaaatgccaaaatttcCCCTAGTCCAGCTTCTCATTTGttagaatttgctgcttttgttgACTTATGAGATAGTAAGTTtcataacattttgtttttggattattggttggacaaaacaagtcatttgaAGATGGACCCTGGGGAACAGGAAATTGTGATTGTTGAAATAACTGTTTGTTGTAGCCCCACCAGACATATTGACATCCAAGAAGTCAGAAATCATATTCTAGTTACTACATGAACAAAACATGATAACCATGAAGCCAGGTTCGAGAAAAGCAGCACCCAACATTATGTAACATCATAATACAGACAGCCGCATTCATACATCAGGTGAGGCAATAAGTTTTTCAATCTTTGCAACAAACCGCTTTCGGCTAGTGTCCAGGATGTTGATGCCGCTCTTCTGGAAGTCATATCCAACTCTCTTCAGCTCCACTAGTCGCCCTAAAATGTTCTGTGTACTGTAATCTAAAACCTTTGGCTTTTCCACTATCTGCTTCATTGTTATTCCTCCTTTCAGGAGACAGTCCAGTTTAGAGCTCAGTGTGTCTGGCCCAATGAACAGAACCATCGGATAGTTGATAATCAGGTTTTTTATATCAGCTTTGCGACAGCCAAGTGAAACCATCCTCTGCTGGAGAGTGTTAAAATTCTTCTTCAGGTACTCAGAGGAAAGGTCCAGTATTTCTGCCCCAGGGCCTTGAAGAAGAGCAAGCAGTTCTGAATCACTCAGATTAAGAGAATCTCTCAGGACATCAATGTTTGTCTTGACTCTTTTAGTGCTTCGGATAAGAATGTAAAGGTTTCTGGATATTACAGCTTTAGCAAACTGCTCTGGATTCTCCCCACCAAGTTCAGCACAGATGTCTTCCAGAAGCTCCACCATCTGCTTGTTGAGCTCTAAACTGTTGGAGAATGTCCGTGGTGCTGTGGTCAGCAGCCGATGGAGGTCTTTGGTGTTTAATCCCAGTGAGGTCAGATAAACTATGTTTTTCTCCAAGTTCTCATTATCACTGGACCGGAAGAAAGACTCGGGTGAACGATTTAGGATGCTCACGATTTCTTCATCAGTCTTGAAGATGTTTTTCCACAGCTTCCAGCGCTGTTCCAAGTGATTAATTGAGCGGGTGATAGCACGGGGATAACGGGATATGATGTCAGCGATTACTTTGCCACTGGCCCCTTTGCTTTTCAGAAACTGAGCGAGACCTTGCTCATTAGTGATGACTTTACGGAACACTCCAGGCTGACGCTGATGTGCCTTCTTCACATCAACTCCCAGGAGATTCAGGTTCTGAAGGAGAGATTTATTCTCAGAGTTCTCAGGTGGCTCTGGTTCATCTGTACTTGTAGTAGTGCTGCAAAGACTCCTGGGAAGAGAGACTGATGCCAACTGTACTGGAAGGAGCCGAAAGCGGCACTGCAATATCACTGATCGATGGAGGCTGAGGAGAGCCCACACTCCAGGCACTGCTGCCATCTTCAATGAGGAGGGTTACGTTGTAACATCACTGCCAGTTTAAGTAGACCtaaaaggaggaaaataaacacattcaGCTGAATATTGATGTAGTCAAAGAGGCAAAACTCAAGTCATAGCTACTGGTCATAGCAGTGCTCACCTGCATAATGTTTTAAATAGCTAACTGACAGATAATAGTGAGGTCTATCTTTGATTTACACTAGCTATAATCTAATGTTGCTGTGGTGTAATTAGtactcacactctcacacagcaAGTATCATCAGTACATTGAgcttaaagtatcaaaaattTAAGTACTGAAAATGCAGATTGGCCCCTGTCACAGTGTTGATGCACAAACATGTCTGCAGCATTTCAATGTTGTGACTGGTTTATGGCCATTAAGGCTAGTTTTACCTACCAACAACACCGCATCATATTTCATTTGTTGATCAGATTTTGTATGTaaagttaaatttaaaatctgCAGGATAACTCGTGATAATAACTCAGATAATAAAGTGTAATTTTTCCATGTGAATTTAGTCTGTCCAACCATCATCTCTGAGTTTACGTTAAGTGTGAGACATTACACCTGACGCAGGGACACGTAATACTTTTATTTACAAGCTAACATGTatattaccattaataaaatTACATACAACACGACTGACATCTACGTGAAATCTATCGGTGACGTAGGTCTCAGATAAGTTTATCGTTAACGTTACTTTTCAACGGTTGAGAAACTGTATTCGCTTCCATATAGGCTAACTGAAGGTAAAATGCCGGGTGTTGTGTCGAAGTATGTTTCCCCATCGATATGCGTTTCCCTCTACCTAAACCTTACCCAAACCCTTAGCGCTACCCCTAACCACCGGGGGGGCGCTACACATTAACTGAAGAGAAACATTATTCGACAAGGGAACACATGTCGATACAACACCGGCAAACCAAACTGTTACAGCGTTTATCCTGTGAAATTAAACACCAATTTATCAATACCACAGCCCTTCGTATTCTtctagaaatgaaataaaacacatactTTCATACATTTGGTTTCTCTCGGCCACCGGCATGCTACTGAGACGATAGACAGTCCTCTggcccttcttcttcttcttctcttttttaatGGCGGGTCGCAAACAACTTTTaggtgcataccgccacctactgtacaagagtgtgcatcATCATGTCACTTacctatttttatattttagctGCCAGCCCTGTGTCCCTTAGGAACACAAGCAGCGCCCTCCTCCCNctactgtacaagagtgtgcatcATCATGTCACTTacctatttttatattttagctGCCAGCCCTGTGTCCCTTAGGAACACAAGCAGcgccctcctccccttccttatctcttctccctctccttctgttccCAGAATTCCATTTAGGCCCCACTCCCTACCTGCCTCTTTAATTTTTTCTTCAaatcttttcctttttattttatacttcatACATTGAAGCAACACATGTTCTACATTTTCCTTTACTCTGCACATATCACACAAATCATCTATCCTTTTCCCCAGTAACC is part of the Epinephelus moara isolate mb chromosome 22, YSFRI_EMoa_1.0, whole genome shotgun sequence genome and harbors:
- the dus3l gene encoding tRNA-dihydrouridine(47) synthase [NAD(P)(+)]-like; translation: MEKAAEETVEKKTDVAVKGEAALKPQFLTTKEKFHEFVDSEWQSSKKDKASENQKDEETNETPVEEPEAKKLKLDPEERNKGGRPDGKRVRGQNKSRPHTKPTAYDEKRLCLSVIQDNRECPFGDKCHFHHDIAEYFATKPADIGESCYLYDTFGKCAYGLSCRFAKAHTTADFKTMENADLIKANEGRIAVKNSLSKDLQNRLRKRSVAFKKSAEYLKTLSNNKDKREHQGNGDTRAAEVSADPTGGEQCVSTEAETQASPDKQPLVKTVGPLTDVDVIKLRPCEKKQVDFQDKLYLAPLTTCGNLPFRRVCKRFGADITCGEMAMCTNLLQGQQSEWALLKRHESEDVFGVQVEGCFPDTMTRCAELINNNTDVDFVDINSGCPIDLVYKKGGGCGLMTRTRKFEQIIKGMNYVLDVPLTVKIRTGVQEKSNIAHKLIPEMKNWGVSLITLHGRSREQRYTKLADWDYITTCSKLASPVPLFGNGDILSYEDAMRAKETGVSGIMIARGALIKPWIFTEIKESRHWDISSSERLDILRDFTNFGLEHWGSDTRGVEKTRTFMLEWLSFMCRYIPVGLLERVPQKINERPPYYMGRNYLESLMASQHVGDWVRISEMLLGPVPKNFNFLPKHKANAYK
- the LOC126384295 gene encoding transcription termination factor 1, mitochondrial, with translation MAAVPGVWALLSLHRSVILQCRFRLLPVQLASVSLPRSLCSTTTSTDEPEPPENSENKSLLQNLNLLGVDVKKAHQRQPGVFRKVITNEQGLAQFLKSKGASGKVIADIISRYPRAITRSINHLEQRWKLWKNIFKTDEEIVSILNRSPESFFRSSDNENLEKNIVYLTSLGLNTKDLHRLLTTAPRTFSNSLELNKQMVELLEDICAELGGENPEQFAKAVISRNLYILIRSTKRVKTNIDVLRDSLNLSDSELLALLQGPGAEILDLSSEYLKKNFNTLQQRMVSLGCRKADIKNLIINYPMVLFIGPDTLSSKLDCLLKGGITMKQIVEKPKVLDYSTQNILGRLVELKRVGYDFQKSGINILDTSRKRFVAKIEKLIASPDV